CAAGGCCCCATTGTGCTTGGTGCTTTCTGCAATACCTTTGTATATCTTTTATAGTAGTTCCcattataaaaatgtgaaaatcgAATCTGTTCAGTTTCAGGGAACTTCCTATATCGCAGATCCATGTTATAATTGGAAGGGGTGGGGAGTTCATGATTAAACCAAGGAGTATCTGTGTTTTAAGTCTTCTCCGTAGGTGGTTTTTATGATCCTTTGTCTATCTCAGGAAAAAAGTCTGCTCTGTTCAGGGCCTCAATTTGTGAAGCAAAGGACTCATTAGGTGTGCTCACTGTATGCATCTTGTGATTCTATCATATTTGAGGTATCATTACAGAAATTCCTTTAATTCATGAGAATGGTAGGCAGATGCTTAGACACTGCCAGCtcatattaatcccttattgcaTCTTTTGGGGGCATCATGATCAATTTCTTAGGAATCTGAGTAAGCCAGATGGGATAGGAGAGGTCTAGAGTCAGTCCTGAGTTGGTCCACATGGGACTTCTCCCCTGAACCAGGGGCTGAGGTGGCCAAACCAGGAGTAACAGGAAGGAGAGTCTGATCTATGGCTtactcttaacattttctttattttaaatacaattttaaaatttttatttaaattaaatttaccaacacccagtgctcacctcaTCATGTGCCCTCGTTAATGCCCATTTTTCTTTGAGATAGAACATTGTaatagttttaggtgtacaatgtaatggcttgatatttgtaaatgttgcaaaatgattaccagaataattttctttttttaaaaaaatatttatttattcatgatagtcacagagagagagagagagagagagagagagagaggcagagacacaggcagagggagaagcaggctccatgcagggagcctgacgtgggattcgatcccaggtctccaggatcgcgccctgggccaaaggcaggctccaaaccgctgcgccacccagggatcccccagaataaTTTTCTATAACATCCGTCATATGGTCACATATTTgcttcttgtgatgagaacttttaagataaaattcTATGTTATCTATGATAATTGATAGACATGGCTTAAGACAAAAGAGGAGGAATCTATGCTACTGGATAAAGAGAGGTTAAATTTCACTTCCAGGAACTGTAGGAAAAGAATGATGGGAGAGACAAGACATTATGGGGTATGTATTAAGTTTATGAAAGGGTATATCTATCCAGACTATTAATCTAAGCACAGAACTTGACTCTAATGACTTCCATtaacatttgaatatttttggaaTTAACTATCCCTCCTCCTTGTTTCcttgcattcttttattttttctttttttcccctccattatGTGGTCAAAGAGCATTAAGCAGAAAAGATGTgtgtttattttggaaaataccaGTGAGAAAGAGGTAAGGAACCTCTAAAATTGAATGTCATTTATATCTTCCAAATGTAGAGATAATTAGATAAAACCCACTGATGTGTTACTATTTACATGTGCCATGTCaaacattttgcatttattaCTATAAGTCCCCATGCTACCCAAAAGTATAATCATCCCGGTATATTtgcttctatttccttctttctacctACCAGTCTATCTGGGGGCTCAAGTGTTTGGTGGCCTCGATATCAGGTTTAGCTGAGAGATACTTCCTCTCTAAGATTATGAGGATaacacacttaaaaattttattcatttcagaatatatatatcATTCTCTCCCACTattctgttaaagaaaaaaagtgcttCATTCTAGCTTTAGAGAGGGACATTTAACCTTCAACTACTGGAGAGAGATTATAGCAACATATTTTCCCAgcctatttatctttctctttccgTAAGTGAAAAGAATCCATAaatcaaagaatcaaaaaaatcattataaatccACCACAATCATGACTAGCAAGGCCACATGTTCCAAATAATATAACAACAAGTGACTGTGGGGTCCCCATCAGCTTGGGTCCCTGAGCAGCTCTGGAGCAGAACCCCTGTGCCCAGTGTCTTAATTATATGAACATATGCAATATGCTTATATGCACACATGTGTAACTCCTGACAGATTCATACAAGCCTCTCTTTGAGCCGGCAGCATTTTCTAAACTTCAGGTCCTACAGATGTGCTCTGTTTTGATGTTGGCCAATGCATTCTGTGTGGGAGGTCACAGGTATGGGAGTCTGAAGACCAAGGCATTGATGAGTATAGAGCAACTTTTATGccaaagttttgtgttttttaaagattttattatttattcatttgagacagacacaaagaaagaatgagcaggaggagaggcagagaaataaagagaagcagactccccactgagggatgcctgagtggctcaacggttgaatgtctgcctttggctcagggctggtcctggggtcctgggatcgagtccaacattgggcttcctgcatggagcctgcttctccctctgcctatgtctctgcctctctctcatgtgtctctcatgaataaataataaaatcttgttaaaaaaaaaaaaactcccgctgagcaaggagcccaatgtggggcagGATCCCacgacccggagatcatgacctgagccagaagtaGACACTTAACCCTCTAAGCCactcacccaggcaccccaactttcATGCCAGAGTGAAAAGAGAACTGACACTGTGGTTTGTTTCAGAAGGGCTGAGTAGTTTTGATTGGCCAAAGATGGCAAATTATGTGAAGATGAACATTGTGTATCATGCTGaaaatcatttcattattttaacaaaTGATGAATACAGGAATCAAGATGTATCCTGCCTTCTAAGAATAACCCTAAGGTGTCCTCTTATATAATTAGGAAAAGTTCCTCTTTATGAAAGTATTTTAGCTGATACATGAAAGAACTAGAACGTCAAGATTTTGTAactcaatgaattttttaaaaaatattttatttatttatgagagacactgaaagagagaggcagagacacaggcagagggagaagcaggcttcatgcagggagccccatgtgggactcgatcccggtactccaggatcccGCCTTGAGCCTGTGCTTAACTGCTGaggcactcaggcatccctaactcccaatgaatgaatggatcaagacGATAGTTATTACAAGAAACAAGACAATATGTTTCctcatgagaatattttaaagtaaatgccCCTCCACCACCAAAAGAACCTGAATTTAATCAGGCTTCTAGACTAGAGGTAGGTAGATGTTTTCAGTAAGGAGCCAGATGgtaaatagtttatattttgtgGGCCATATGGCCTTTCACAACTACTCAGCTCAAACTGAGATGTAGCGTAGCGTGCAATCTGCCAATGATGATATACAAATGAATGGCTACATTCTAATAAACCTTATTTACTGGATCTTGCCCATAGGCTGTATTTTCTCAAACTGTATTCTATAATACAGCTTTAATAATttcattctagaattttcttGCAGGCATCTTAACAGGATAATGTTTCATTCCTCTTTTCTTAAGTACCCTACTTGACAAAGAATTGATAGGAAATAAAAACTTAGGACAGGATAGTGCAGAGGGAAGTGTTGACGGGAACAGAGCAAGAAAAGGAGAGGtcaagtggggagagagggaagcagaaaagACAGGCATGTTTAAGAAagtttctcttgttttgttttcttgtcacCTCTATCTTTTCTATCAGACCCTCAGCAACATGACATCAGGAAACCTCTCAGATCCTACAGAATTCCTCCTCCTGGGACTGTCAGAGGATCCAGAACTGCAGCCCCTTCTATTTTTCCTGTTCCTGTCTATGTACCTGGTGTCAGTGCTTGGGAACCTGCTCATCATCCTGGCCATTCTGTATGACTTCCACCTCCACactcccatgtacttcttcctctccaattTGTCTTTTGTTGACATCTGTTTCACCACCACAACAATCCCAAAGATGCTTGTAAACATCCGGACACACAGCAAATCCATCACTTACACAGGCTGCCTCACACAAATCTGCTTTGTCCTGACTTTTGCTGGATTAGAAAATGGAATACTGGTAATGATGGCCTTTGATCGATTTGTGGCCATCTGTCACCCATTGAGGTACAATGTCATCATGAATCCCAAACTCTGTAGGCTGCTGGTTCTACTGTCCTTCCTTATTAGTGTTTTGGATGCCCTTCTCCACACTTTGATGGCGTTGCGGCTGTCCTTCTGCACAGACCTGGAAATTCCCCACTTTTTCTGTGAATTAGCTCATATTCTCAAGCTTGCCTGTTCCGATATCCTCATCAATAATATTCTTGTGTATTTAGTGACCAG
The nucleotide sequence above comes from Canis aureus isolate CA01 chromosome 19, VMU_Caureus_v.1.0, whole genome shotgun sequence. Encoded proteins:
- the LOC144289368 gene encoding olfactory receptor 7G3-like, which produces MTSGNLSDPTEFLLLGLSEDPELQPLLFFLFLSMYLVSVLGNLLIILAILYDFHLHTPMYFFLSNLSFVDICFTTTTIPKMLVNIRTHSKSITYTGCLTQICFVLTFAGLENGILVMMAFDRFVAICHPLRYNVIMNPKLCRLLVLLSFLISVLDALLHTLMALRLSFCTDLEIPHFFCELAHILKLACSDILINNILVYLVTSLLGVIPLSGIIISYTQIVSSVLKIPSAGGKYKVFSICGSHLIVVSLFYGTGFGVYLSSAATHSSRKSAIVSVMYTVVTPMMNPFIYSLRNKDMMGALRKLISRISYFH